One Capricornis sumatraensis isolate serow.1 chromosome 8, serow.2, whole genome shotgun sequence genomic region harbors:
- the LOC138084188 gene encoding olfactory receptor 10G9-like — protein MTNMSLVTTFILLGLPHAPELDTFLFGIFLVIYVLTVMGNLLILLVIIVNPRLHTPMYYFLTNLSFIDMWYSTVTVPKMLMTLVSPEGSPISFPSCVAQLFSFHFLGSTECFLYTVMAYDRFLAISYPLRYASMMSGRTCAILATTTWLSGSVDSAAQTTLTFHLPFCGPNQIQHYICDAPPILKLACADTATVEMVIFVSIGVVASGCFLLIVLSYTSIVHSILKIRTSEGRWRAFQTCASHCTVVLCFFGPGVFIYLRPGSKEVVDRIVAVFYTVMTPLLNPMIYTLRNKEVKKALLKFKDKVVYSQSK, from the coding sequence ATGACAAACATGAGCCTAGTAACAACGTTCATCCTCTTGGGCCTTCCCCATGCACCAGAGCTGGACACGTTCCTCTTTGGAATCTTCCTAGTGATCTATGTCCTCACTGTGATGGGGAACCTACTCATCCTGCTGGTGATTATAGTGAATCCCCGTctgcacacccccatgtactacTTCCTAACCAACCTGTCCTTCATTGACATGTGGTACTCCACGGTCACTGTGCCCAAAATGCTGATGACCCTGGTGTCCCCAGAAGGCAGTCCTATCTCCTTTCCCAGCTGTGTGGCCCAGCTCTTCTCCTTCCACTTCCTGGGCAGCACTGAGTGCTTCCTCTACACCgtcatggcctatgaccgcttccTGGCCATCAGTTACCCACTCAGGTACGCCAGCATGATGAGTGGGAGGACGTGTGCCATCCTGGCCACAACCACATGGCTCAGTGGCTCTGTGGACTCTGCTGCCCAGACCACACTGACGTTCCATTTGCCCTTCTGCGGGCCCAACCAGATCCAGCATTACATCTGTGATGCACCACCCATCCTCAAACTGGCCTGTGCAGACACGGCCACCGTGGAGATGGTAATCTTTGTCAGCATTGGGGTGGTGGCCTCAGGCTGCTTTCTTCTGATAGTGCTGTCCTACACATCCATCGTCCATTCCATCTTGAAGATCCGCACGTCAGAGGGGAGATGGAGAGCCTTCCAGACCTGTGCCTCCCACTGTACTGTGGTCCTTTGCTTCTTTGGCCCTGGTGTTTTCATTTATCTGAGACCAGGCTCCAAGGAGGTTGTGGACAGAATTGTGGCTGTTTTCTACACTGTTATGACACCCCTTCTGAACCCTATGATCTACACCCTGCGGAACAAGGAAGTGAAGAAAGCTCTGTTGAAGTTTAAAGACAAAGTAGTGTACTCACAAAGCAAATAA